Proteins from one Eubalaena glacialis isolate mEubGla1 chromosome 8, mEubGla1.1.hap2.+ XY, whole genome shotgun sequence genomic window:
- the LOC133096526 gene encoding olfactory receptor 2A2-like, which yields MEGNQSWITEFILMGFQLSEDMELFLFVIFFLLYTFKLLANGVILGLICLDPRLHSPMYFLSHLAIIDISYASSNLPNLLANLVKHKKTISFVSCTMQMIFNLSFASIECLILLVMSYDRYVAISLLLQYTVIMTWRMCTFLAITSWACGFSLALVQVSLFLRLPFCGPQNVNRFFCETRSVLKVTCGEIWINEMFLFADGVFILVGPFSLMLVSYVSILWAILKIQSKEGHKKAFSTCSSHLCVVGFYFGIAMMVYLVPDNSQREEQQKILFLSYTLFNPLLNPLVYSLRNAQVKAAFHRVLQKKRTM from the coding sequence ATGGAAGGCAACCAATCATGGATCACAGAATTCATCCTGATGGGATTCCAGCTCAGTGAAGACATGGAGTTGTTCCTCTTCGTTATCTTCTTCCTATTATATACTTTCAAGCTGCTGGCAAATGGCGTGATCTTGGGACTCATTTGCCTAGACCCCAGACTGCACTCCCCCATGTACTTCCTTTCTCATCTGGCCATAATTGACATATCCTATGCTTCCAGCAATTTGCCCAATTTGCTGGCAAACCTAgtgaaacacaaaaaaactatCTCATTTGTCTCATGCACTATGCAGATGATTTTTAATTTGAGCTTTGCTTCCATAGAGTGCCTGATTTTGTTGGTGATGTCCTATGACAGGTATGTGGCAATCAGCCTTCTCCTCCAGTACACTGTCATCATGACCTGGAGAATGTGCACGTTCCTCGCCATCACTTCCTGGGCATGTGGATTTTCACTGGCCCTAGTACAAGTAAGTCTCTTTCTAAGGTTGCCCTTCTGTGGGCCCCAGAATGTGAACCGCTTCTTCTGTGAAACCCGATCTGTCCTCAAAGTGACCTGTGGTGAAATCTGGATCAATGAAATGTTCCTCTTTGCTGATGGTGTGTTTATCTTAGTTGGACCATTTTCCCTGATGCTGGTTTCCTATGTGAGCATCCTCTGGGCCATCCTGAAGATCCAGTCAAAGGAGGGCCACAAGAAAGCCTTTTCCACCTGCTCCTCCCACCTCTGTGTGGTTGGGTTCTACTTTGGCATAGCCATGATGGTTTACTTGGTCCCTGACAATAGTCAACGAGAGGAGCAGCAGAAAATCCTTTTCCTGTCTTACACTCTCTTCAACCCATTGCTGAACCCCCTTGTCTACAGTCTAAGGAATGCTCAAGTTAAGGCTGCCTTCCACAGAGTATTGCAGAAAAAGAGGACAATGTGA
- the LOC133096527 gene encoding LOW QUALITY PROTEIN: olfactory receptor 2A7-like (The sequence of the model RefSeq protein was modified relative to this genomic sequence to represent the inferred CDS: inserted 1 base in 1 codon), whose product MGDNMTCITEFTLLGFPLDATIQMLLFGLFSLFYVFTLPGNGVILGLISLDSRLHXYFFLSHLAIVDITYACNTVPQMLGDLLSPDKPISFAGCMTQSFLFLTFAVTECLLLVVMSYDHYVAICHPLWYSAIMIWRVCNMLVVIFWTTGVLLSLIHLVLLLPLPFCISQKINHFFCEIMAVLKLACTDTHISETVVLAGMISVLVGHFSSIVISYMCVLCAIFRIQSGERQRKAFSTCSSHLCVVGLFHSIAIIMYVGPRYGNPKEQKKYLFLFHRLFNPLLNPLIYTLRNSEVKNALKRVLGIERAL is encoded by the exons ATGGGAGACAATATGACATGTATCACAGAGTTCACCCTACTGGGATTTCCCCTTGATGCAACGATTCAGATGCTTCTCTTTGGGCTCTTCTCTCTGTTCTATGTCTTCACCCTGCCGGGGAACGGGGTCATCCTGGGGCTCATCTCACTGGACTCTAGACTGC TGTACTTCTTCCTCTCACACCTGGCCATCGTTGACATAACCTATGCCTGCAACACGGTGCCCCAGATGCTGGGAGACCTCCTGAGTCCTGACAAGCCTATCTCCTTTGCTGGCTGCATGACACAAAGCTTTCTCTTTTTGACATTTGCTGTCACAGAATGTCTTCTCCTGGTGGTGATGTCCTATGATCACTATGTAGCCATCTGCCACCCCCTCTGGTACTCTGCCATCATGATCTGGAGAGTCTGCAACATGCTGGTGGTGATTTTCTGGACCACTGGAGTCCTTCTGTCTTTGATTCATCTAGTGTTACTTTTACCCTTACCCTTCTGTATATCCCAGAAAATCAATCACTTTTTCTGTGAAATCATGGCTGTTCTCAAACTTGCTTGTACAGATACACACATCAGTGAAACTGTGGTACTGGCTGGAATGATTTCTGTGCTAGTGGGACACTTCTCTTCAATTGTAATCTCATATATGTGTGTCCTCTGTGCCATCTTCAGGATCCAGTCTGGGGAACGTCAAAGAAAAGCCTTCTCCACCTGCTCTTCTCACCTCTGTGTGGTTGGACTCTTTCACAGCATAGCCATTATCATGTATGTTGGACCCAGATACGGGAACcccaaggaacagaagaaatatcttTTCCTGTTTCACAGACTTTTCAATCCCCTGCTCAACCCCCTTATCTATACTCTTAGGAATTCAGAAGTAAAGAATGCCTTGAAGAGAGTGCTGGGAATAGAGAGAGCTTTATGA